A stretch of the Uranotaenia lowii strain MFRU-FL chromosome 3, ASM2978415v1, whole genome shotgun sequence genome encodes the following:
- the LOC129754278 gene encoding uncharacterized protein LOC129754278 translates to MRGKKEKINSETRKIISMNWRRISGNTRLVRTPSKNPLDCHTILSNSSGSTSCKTPCSGGICQLAPFGGSSWAHKQQRREIVLSKELKKKNSRRIPKKMRSCPEETLQKRILTSTPAGGTVGDL, encoded by the exons ATGcgcggaaaaaaagaaaaaataaacagcgAAACGCGGAag ATTATCAGCATGAACTGGCGACGGATCTCTGGCAATACCAGATTGGTAAGAACACCGTCGAAGAACCCTTTGGACTGCCACACCATCCTTTCCAACAGCAGCGGCAGTACCAGTTGTAAAACACCATGTTCCGGCGGAATTTGCCAGCTAGCACCATTTGGGGGATCAAGCTGGGCTCACAAGCAACAAAGACGAGAAATTGTTT TGTCGAAAgaattgaagaagaaaaattccCGACGGATaccgaaaaaaatgagaagttgCCCAGAAGAAACACTCCAAAAACGGATTTTAACGAGCACACCAGCTGGCGGGACTGTTGGCGATTTGTGA